The following nucleotide sequence is from Pochonia chlamydosporia 170 chromosome 4, whole genome shotgun sequence.
CatgccatggatgctgcATAAGCACTGTTCCATGACTCAACCTTGCAAGGTCGAAGTGTTAGCTTGGGGTCAAGCTCTCAGCTGTGAGTCACCTCCCAACTTGCATCCTTGACCACATGAACGCCATGTTTCCGGTGAGAATGACACAAAATGTACTGGGATCGTCATTACTACTCTCAATTACAGCATAGAAGCCACATAATACCCTTTCGTCAATACTAATCAATCCAAATGGCAAATGTCCCCGACTTGGTCCAAAAGCCCCTCCCCGTCAGGCATCAAATGAACCACCAGAACCATCAGCCAAATAATGTAACTAAAGTCGACCAAGACCACCTCCTCCCACCACGGACCAGCCGAGGCAGAGTATCAGACATTTTCTCCTccaaataaaaaaaattACGTCgtgtttgtgtgtgtgtgtgtgtgcatATGTATCCCTCCACTCTCGCTGCGAGTCAACAATGAAGATAGCCACTCCCCATCGGTCGTTATGTTGTATCGAAATAACAACGTTGAAATAAGTTGAACGACAGAAAGCAAGAAAAAACAGGCAGAGTTGAAAAACAAAGTAAAAAGTATAAGGAAATTGGACATGATTCCTCCCAGCCGCCTGTACGTCCCGAACGTATGAATGTAGCAAAAGAAATGAAACTTTCGTGGTATCAGTGCTttcccaaacgccaaacgGCCGTTTTCGATATAGTCGTTGTTACATTGGTGAGATAAACTAGGCTTGTCTTCACTCGCCCTTACCACCCTTTCTTTCGAGCAAACCGCTTGttgagcaaggcaagcacTTTTGGTACGTTGAATTGCACGTACTCCAGATCGAGCTCATCCTGGTTGTCCTTTTGCATCTCCAGTAAATCGTCCAGCTTAAGATCGAGTTCCAAAAGACCTCGGTTGCGACCTGTCCAGGGCGGCATtagcaaaaaggcaaaaaaagGCAATTATCCAGCGTTTgacatggcatcatcacTTACCCTTGTAGTGGAGTGAAATAACAAATGTACCTGGGAGAGGGCTGGTGAAGTTAAAGTAGATGTTGGCCCGTCTGTTATCCGGGACATTGCTCTTCTGGATCACACCCTCCTTTTCAAGCTGCTGATGTGTGAACTTGTAGGGTCCCAGCacctgctgcttctgctgctttCGCTTTGTGCCCTCGCTCTGAGATCGTACATTGTGCAGATAGCTCTTGTATGTCTCTAGCTGCCCAACCAGATATGTGTTGTGGTCGCGAATCGTCTTGTACACCTCTTCCAGCTTCGACGTCTCCGCAATAACGCCTTCTTTCAATGACCCGAGATGTTGGAGTTCCTGTTCCACCTCATCCCGCAGCAAATCAAACTGATCGCTCTTGTCTATTACACCCAGTTCCTGCAGCTGCGAGAGAAGCTCCATGGCTCTAATGCCTTTGCGGACCATCACGGCGTCATTGCGGCTGGTTGCTGCGGCATCGGCAACCCGCTCCAGTCGCAACGGGCGTCGCAATACCGCGCTGCTCTGTGGAATGGTTCGTAAAATCTGCACAAAGATGGACTTGGCTTCCATAAAGAACACTTCCTCTTGTGTGATGTCAAGTGCCGCAGTTAGATCATCGATTGCAGTCTCCCACCTGCTGAATAATGGTAGATTAATCACTCGATTCTCCTTGCGTGGTACTTGGGCCGGGGATGGGCCAAGTTCGGACATTATGATAGCCAAGTGCGAGTTTTCATCCTTGCAGAGCTCCTGGTAGTGTTTGTCGATGAGTCCATGCATGGCATAAATTTCATTGAGTGTAATATCCAACTCAAGATCCTTCTTTGACAGAGCAACATAgttgtccatttccaaacTCTCATAAAAGTCACTGACTTCGCAGAGGTCAAGCATGAACTTGTTGATTCTGTCCTTGTTCTGGTGAATGAATGGCTGGAGTTTTGCCATGTATGGTTCCTTGGCGTACGACGGCTTGTTTGCAAGGTTTTGAAGCATCTTTGCAATCAGCGTGAGAGTTCGTCTGGGGCGTTCGGCAGGGGTGCCGTCAATGAGCATGTAGGATTTGGGAGTAACAATCGCAGGGTTAATAAATCTCAAGAAAAAGAAGCCACCGATCAACGTGCAGATGACCTGATCATTGGCATCGGGGTATTTACGCTTCGTCAAGCTTCTGATTTGCTTGCAAATCCACCGAATACCGTAAGGAGCTTCCTCTAACCCTTCGATGATAGTGCTCAAGAACCCATTGGCAATTTCGGTAAGCATAGTAAGGCGAGGTTCAATGATGGCCTGCACTTGTGGGTTTTCGGCAGCCTGCTCGCCGGTAATGCCTTTGGGCAGATTGGCAGGGAGGGTGCCGGTGTCCTCTTCAATCTGTTCCAGCATACGCTCGTAAACCTTGAGAGGGTTGATTTCCAAATCTAGGTCTTTCAACTCAATGAGGCTGTTGATTCGGTCAGCCAACACTGTTTTCAGGAAACTTTGTCCAGGGCCACGGCGGGTGtaagtcgtcatcatccgGGACACAGGGGTGTTGGCTCGAAGCAAGGAGGAATAATCAGGCGTGTTGTCAAATTGATAGGTAAGGACAGACTGGCAACAAATGTTAGAATGGATCAGCTTGTCCGAGGAAGAAACTCGAAATACGAACCTGAAACATGGTGAGCAGGAGGTGCTCTTCACGGCTTTCATACTGATTTCCGTAAATGGTGAACATGACTGTTTGCAGCAGGGAGTCTATTTcagccattgacaccaaTCTGCAGAGATGTGCAATGTGTCTAGGCTCAGactgcaaaagaaacaacaaGTTGCCGTATTTCTGCGTCTTATCATCATTGGGGAAGACACCTTCCTGGACTTCAGTAGCATCTTCGAGATGACTGGCGACTTCGTTTTGCTGCAAAAATGGTTCTCGAGTCAGCAAATACACAAAGGCCATGACCGTAAAGACATTCTCGGATGAGAATACGAACCTCTTCAAGAGCCATGCGGTTTTGAATGAGCAGGGCAATTCTTGAATCTAAATATCGCACATCTTTTTCAAGAACAAAGTTCTTCTTCGATTGCGAAGAAATTTTAGTCTTTAGATCCCGCAGTATTTTCTGAGCTACAATGACCATCAGCAACCGCATCAGCACCCATGTTAAGTACAAAGGAAAACCCACCTTTGGCAAGATCATCCTCGATTTGCATTTCGCCCTCATTTGCCGACATTGACATGTACAGCGCGGACATGGAGTACCGCTTGGACTGGCGCGCCGAGCGCGATCCATCGTAAGACGACATTGTGTTCTGACGCGACAAGGGTTGAaacgacgaagaagaagcagttGAAGCTCTGGATGGCGTTTGAAGCATGGTAGGCATGATGCGTGGTGCGGGGCAACAGCAGCGCACaaaggagattgaggagcGAGGACAGTTGAGCCTCCAAACTCCTCAGGAATGTCGTGGCAGGCGGGAGAGCGCGGGTGCCAGGAAAGGCCCCTGATTATGATCTAAATGGTTGGCTCTAGTAGTTTGCGAATAGATCCAAGTGAGACTATGTGGAACACAACTGAGTCGAATATGTCGATGTgtaatttttttttcgacCAGGCACCATGAACCAACCGTATGCGACAATGGCGGCTCAGGTTGTTCGAAATTGTAGCAGCAGGAGCGCCGAATTGCAGCCTCATTCAACCAAGTTCCCAAATTGAATCGATGTCGCAGGGTGGCGTTAAAGGCAAAAGTAGGCCGCCGTGGATGACGCCAATACGTTGCACAATCCAACCAAAGAACCAATTATTGGGGGCTTGCCGGTATTTAAGCTGCAAGTGTCTGCCGGCTGTTGTTTGTTAACCAAGTGTCAAGTCGGTGTTAACTATTGTGGTGAAAATGCAATACGGTTGTCGTTGAATCTTGTGGATCGAAGCGACCGACGCTGGCAACAAGATTGCGGCCACGAAGCAGGCGGTTGGTCGATAAAGTTTTCGAAATCTGGGTATCGACCGTTCCAAGTTCG
It contains:
- a CDS encoding GTPase activating protein Sar1 (similar to Neosartorya fischeri NRRL 181 XP_001263470.1) → MSSYDGSRSARQSKRYSMSALYMSMSANEGEMQIEDDLAKAQKILRDLKTKISSQSKKNFVLEKDVRYLDSRIALLIQNRMALEEQNEVASHLEDATEVQEGVFPNDDKTQKYGNLLFLLQSEPRHIAHLCRLVSMAEIDSLLQTVMFTIYGNQYESREEHLLLTMFQSVLTYQFDNTPDYSSLLRANTPVSRMMTTYTRRGPGQSFLKTVLADRINSLIELKDLDLEINPLKVYERMLEQIEEDTGTLPANLPKGITGEQAAENPQVQAIIEPRLTMLTEIANGFLSTIIEGLEEAPYGIRWICKQIRSLTKRKYPDANDQVICTLIGGFFFLRFINPAIVTPKSYMLIDGTPAERPRRTLTLIAKMLQNLANKPSYAKEPYMAKLQPFIHQNKDRINKFMLDLCEVSDFYESLEMDNYVALSKKDLELDITLNEIYAMHGLIDKHYQELCKDENSHLAIIMSELGPSPAQVPRKENRVINLPLFSRWETAIDDLTAALDITQEEVFFMEAKSIFVQILRTIPQSSAVLRRPLRLERVADAAATSRNDAVMVRKGIRAMELLSQLQELGVIDKSDQFDLLRDEVEQELQHLGSLKEGVIAETSKLEEVYKTIRDHNTYLVGQLETYKSYLHNVRSQSEGTKRKQQKQQVLGPYKFTHQQLEKEGVIQKSNVPDNRRANIYFNFTSPLPGTFVISLHYKGRNRGLLELDLKLDDLLEMQKDNQDELDLEYVQFNVPKVLALLNKRFARKKGW